From the Fusobacterium ulcerans ATCC 49185 genome, the window AACAATGCTTATAGTTCTTGTAGAACAACTGCTTGGAAAAGCAGGATCAGGAGTTCTGGCAGTTATTGTTATGCTTGCATGCTTGACAACAGGAGTAGGGATAGCTGCTATTGCAGGAGAATTTGTAGAAGAATTTACAAAAGGGAGAATAAAATATTCAACATGGCTGATAGTTGTATGTATAGTTGGAGGAGTTTTAGGAATTCTTGGAGTTAACAGAATAGTAGGATATGCTTCATTTATGTTTGCAGTAATCTATCCAATATGTATAGTGATAACTTTCCTTGGATTGATAAAGAAATTTCTTCCAAATGATGGACCATTTAAAGGTGGAGTTTTAATGGCTTTTCTCTTTAGCTTAATGGAAACTCTAGTAAATGGTGGATTGAATATTTCTATATTCAGAATTATTTTAAGTAAGATGCCTTTGTCTGAATATGGATTTTCATGGCTTGTGCCAGCAATAATAGGAATGATAATAGGAGCATTTATAGGGAAAAGAAAAGTTTCAGATGTAATTGAATAATGATATAAGATAAAAAAAGGGGCTGTTTTAAATTTACAACAGTCCCTTTTTAATATATATTTATTTTCTCTCAACAGGGATCCATAGTTCACAGAATATATTTTCATTATTTTCATAATAATATTCTAAGTCAGCTTGGGCAGTCATTTTATAAGGAGAGGCTGGTAGAAATTCACTGAATATTCTTTCCCACATATTAGCGATACATTGTCCATCACTGCCAATACATTTAAAAATGGCCCACATAGATGGTTCTACAGTCCATATTTCAAAATTTTCTATAGGATTGAGAATATCATCATTTTTTATCCCAATTCCATATTTAAAACTGTCAGATTCTTTAGATGTAGGAAGGCATAAGCCATATATTCCTCCATCAACTGAACTTTTCTTCAGTGTTTCTATAGTTCCATTTTTAAAAGATTCAGTCCAGAAATCAGAAATTTCTCGATTCTCCTTTTCGTTTATTATCTCATTCAGAAAGCTTTTAGATGCAGTTAAAAATTTCATAGAACCTTTTTCTTCAATTTTGTAATCCATAATTTTACCCCCTTCAACTTTTACTTTAATAGAAAAACGAGAGAATTTTTTCAGAGATGTTCCAGATTTTTTAGCTTCACTTGGGTTAAATCCATGAAAGCGGCTAAAAGCTTTTGAAAAACTTTCTGGAGTTTCATAACCATATTTAAATGCAATATCAATGATTTTAGCATTAGACATAGAAAGTTCTTCACCAGCCATTGATAATCTTCTTTTACGAATATATTCATTTGCTGTCATTCCTGCAAGGAGAGCAAAGGTTCTGTGAAAATGAAAATTAGAAAAACCAATTTGTTCTGCCACATCATTGTAATCAATAGCTTCAAGAATATTATCTTCTATATAGTCAATAGCATTCTGTATATAAAATATCCAATCCATAACATCTCTCCTCTCAAATAAAGTATAACCTAAAAGTAAAATAAAGTCCTGTTCAGCATTGCTGTTATTTGTCAGGGTAAAAAAAGATATAAAAAAAAGACATGCTTTTGTTAAGCTGTCTTTTTTTATTAAAGGTATCCCATTGTTAAGATTAAGACTATTTGCTTAAGAATTTAGCAAGCCTAGCACTTAAAGTAGAAGCGTTAGCTTTTAGCATATTCATTACTTCAACTTCACTGGCACCTCTTAAAGTTTTTAAAGTTCTTGAACAAACTTTAACTTTAACTGGAGATCCGTTTACAACGATAGTAGTAACTTGTAAGTTTGGTTTCCATACTCTTCTAGTAAGTCTATGAGAGTGAGAAATTTGGTTACCACTAATAATTCCAGTTCCTGTAATTTCACATCTTTGCATCTTTGTCACCTCTTTCCTGATTGCAATTGAACACACAATTGCAAATAATTGTATCATTAAATAAAGAAAATATCAAGTTTTTTTTAAATTTCTTCAACTTTCTTTAAGAAAAATAGAGATTTGTGATATAATAAAATGAACGTAAATATATAACAAGGTGGTAGAAATGAATAGACATAGTTATACAGTTTTGGAATTTGACAAGCTAAGAGAAGAAATTTCAAATTATAGTGCTATAGAAGAGAACCATTACAAAATATTGGGGCTTGAACCTTTCAAAGACTTCAGCTCTTTAAATAGAGAGCTTGATGTATTGAGAGATTTCACAGATTTTTTGAAATTTGATGGTGGACTGGAAACTGCTGGAATGAAAGATATATGTAAGATGACAAAGAAATCACAGCTGATTGGAACATATCTGGATGTGGAAGATTTGTGGGATATCAATCATAACCTAAGACTTTTCAGAGTATTTAAAAACAGATTGGATGATTTGAACAAATATAAAGATTTAAGAGATAAATTTAATGATGTACCTATTTTGAGAGGGATAGAAGATACTATTAACAAGGCTATTGATAATAACAAAGAGATAAAAGACGATGCATCTCTTGATTTAAGAGATATCAGAATACATAAAAAGACTCTTGCTATGAATATCA encodes:
- the rpmB gene encoding 50S ribosomal protein L28; the encoded protein is MQRCEITGTGIISGNQISHSHRLTRRVWKPNLQVTTIVVNGSPVKVKVCSRTLKTLRGASEVEVMNMLKANASTLSARLAKFLSK
- a CDS encoding AraC family transcriptional regulator, giving the protein MDWIFYIQNAIDYIEDNILEAIDYNDVAEQIGFSNFHFHRTFALLAGMTANEYIRKRRLSMAGEELSMSNAKIIDIAFKYGYETPESFSKAFSRFHGFNPSEAKKSGTSLKKFSRFSIKVKVEGGKIMDYKIEEKGSMKFLTASKSFLNEIINEKENREISDFWTESFKNGTIETLKKSSVDGGIYGLCLPTSKESDSFKYGIGIKNDDILNPIENFEIWTVEPSMWAIFKCIGSDGQCIANMWERIFSEFLPASPYKMTAQADLEYYYENNENIFCELWIPVERK